In Populus alba chromosome 4, ASM523922v2, whole genome shotgun sequence, the genomic window tattttttacttatttattggAAGGTATATTCGACTTTGTGTTATACAATGGAAATTGTTACCTATTGGAATTGTTAACCTcgagattattatattattaaatttcaaatatcaaGGTACAAGGATTCGCCAActtatggcaaaaaaaaaaacatagatatgGAGGCGTATATGAAATTTcaagacatgaaaaaaataataaattaaacaaaaggcTGATTTGGAGGACGATTTCTTGTGGATCCAAGTAGTGGGCACCAGCTTGGTTGAGCTAGAAATCCCAAAACCAATTCACATGCAAACGGCTAAAGATATTATTCTATAGAtttgaattcttttatatatatatattgaaagtaTATAGTCAAGAACGTACCGTGGCTGCAGTCTTGTcttgtcttgttttttaaacttgCTATCGGGGTGTGGGGGTGGATTGGATTCTTATTTCCATGATGAACGGCActgtgttttaatttgtttttgatttaaaGTTTGCTTTAAACCTGCAAATCATCTATGTTTCGACACAGAACTAATGGTTGCTGACAATTTACTTTGGGAAAAAATCACAATTCTTGCTTAGAAAATTGAAAGGGAGACAACAAGGGGATTGATGCACGAGTCAATTTGGGATCttcttatatttgaaaaatcaaaatatttcaaacattAATGGAACTCAAATGCTTATTTATGTACTTTGATTCAACTCTATTTTTCCTTGATGTTCTCTTGAATATGTGAAATGTGAAATTAGCAATCAGAATTCGAAATTTAGTCCCACAACTCGCATCATGGATCCATGTTAATCCAGCACAATCTCACTGTCAATTTGATTTTCCAGCTCATTGCAATTGCATTTTTCGTGTCATTTGCTAGTTGGGAAATTGGAAGAGCAGTGGCTAACGAAGACAGTATCTATCAATACTTTCTTACATTTAAGATAAGATAATGTAACGATTTGTACTGTGTAGATCTTACATCATCATCGTCTCAAAATCTCAAGAGTTTCTAGGATTCCTTTTTTCGTGAATCCTGAAGAAAAGATAAGTATACATTAGTTAAGTAAGCTGAATCCAACTAACCAAGAGCTATCTCCCAACTTCAAAATTCtttgaagagaaagaagaattcAGGCATCCTGGATTTTCTTCGTCTCGTGACACGAATGTAACACAGAACCACTGCAACAATGGCCATCAAGAACCCGCCAAGAATCACATCTCCCCCAGCTTCAGACTTATCAGAGTGATGTCTTGCTATCCGCCTGAACCAGGGACCAGCAGGGATTACAACCCCACCTCCAGATGGTGCCGGACTTGGAGCAGGTGGCTGCGGTAATCCTAACATCGACAGATCAGCTAGCACAACGCTGAGGAGAAGAAGCCTAGCCATCAAATTACTTGATTATTTCTGTGGTAATTCTTAAATATGTGAATGGTAGTCTTGATCTCATTATATATCCATGCACCGAGACAGCTTTAGATTTGGTATTGGCTGTCAATATAATAAGAGGATATTAGGTAAGCAATGTTTGGTATGAAAAGTGTGGCAGATGACTCCAAATCTTGGCCTGTGGATCTCTAGGCAATATAGGGAAAGTGCTGCTGGGGGAGGTTTATGTAGGGAGATAGATTAATTCAACCAATCGGGGACTTGAATCGTAGGGAGAAGAGGAATTCCACCATTCGAGGACTTAGACAGAATGTCATCTGTAATCTTGGGTTTCGAATCCCATTTTTTATCATGTGGGATTAATTTGAAGACATGGATCTGCATGCTGTCTTGGTTCTTTAATTATTAGCACTTTCTCGAGgcctataattaatttattttcaatcaagagACCATTGTCTCTGTGCTCAATAGAAATCCTGTGTTACTTAATCTGTCTGCTGTTCTTACATGAGCTTCGACTTGAACCATGCATATGAAAATCTGAAGGAAATGAGTCATGAAACTTGGCTTTGCAATTAAGGCTGCGCTTCTTTTACTTAGGAGTTTTTATGTTTGCGGTGCAAAAAACACAGTAAGATATTTGTTAACAAATtaaactgtgttttttttattatgaaaccattaaaaattaagtttaaaacataaattttaagaagcagtttttatatgtttttgtaattgaattttatgaaactctgttttttttgcattttaaaagtatttttaaaaaataataattttttttactttaaattaatattttttttatgttttcagaatcattttaatacgcttatatcaaaaattatttttaaaaaataaaaaaaaattattttaatgcattttcaaataaaaatcactttgaaaaacaacgcAACCACACAACtatccaaacattttatacatattttttgctGTACAtaaatttcaaccataattttttaccaaatatTTATCTAACTCCAACTAACATACTTTttgaaaacttatttttttcaaatcacagtTACAAAAACTACTTTAAAAACAAACGCACTCTAAAGCAGTGTTTAGTATTATCACGGCTggtttttctaagttttttttttaattattaaaatattatttattttttaaattttattttttatattaatatattaaaaaatataaaaatatattttaaaaaattaaatttttaaaacaggTATTTGTGCGGCGTTCCCCAACACTTGCATAACTAATCTTCGGTTTGAAAATTGAGTTCCCTTTGTTGGACTGTTAATTTCTTTGCAGAAACTAACCACACGGAAGGTGGCGTGTGGAAAAATTTCCACATCCTAGCCTTTATATAGAAGGGTAAATTTAGGAGTTACATTTTATCTAAACtatcattttgaaaatatttagttaattaatatatattataattagttttatatgagtctctttaacaattttatctttgaaaaattgatttttaaaaaatataatttatatttttgaaaaatcttttgtctttttaaactgtaacaacaaaaatcaccataatacaaaatacattttaaaagtttCCACCGGTTTCTATCATTAAGTGTTTGGGGTCAAATTTAGAGAATCAAcataaatttgagatttttttattttctaaaaaatattttttaaaaaaaaataaaaaataaaataattataattttataaattatttcaaagaaaataaataaagataaagataaagataatcAAATctgagagattaaaaaaatttaattaaaaaaataataaaaaaaaaaaaataacaatcataaaaataaggatcgaaattgatataaaaattaaattaaattaaattttaaaaaataaaattgaaaaaaaaaattaaaaaaaaaatatataatattaaaaatttaagaattcaatttaatataatcagcaaataatataatatttttaaatttttacaacttgtagaaagtgttttctatccaaaataaatatatatatatatattttaaaaatcaaactaaatttttttttttaatttttataataacaaataaatataaaaaaaaattaattttaaaaaattcaattttcattaaacaaacaaacaattatTGGACAAGCAGGTCGGCAGTCAAAGTTTTcggctttttttcattttctttttttaagcgCTAGTTCTCAGACACAACAAAAAGCTAGCATAAGCAGCTCAGAAATAAATAAACTGATAATTTTGCACTTTATGTTGAACATGCTGACTTGCATTTATACGTTGAACCACACAGTAGATGATACAGTGTGAATTTTCAAACTCTAAACTAATGTTCCTGCAAAAATTAGCTAAATCAACCTTCATAATTTATGAATAATTCTGTAATCAGAAGCACTAGAAGGGTCTCTATATGCCTTTGATGATCTGTGTCAACAGTTCCTTGGTCTGCTGAACTGTGAGAGTATCGCCGAAAGCACCCTGAAATCACATAACATTTGAGCTTAGAAGACAGAAAAACTAACGAAAAGTACTTAGAACACAGACAAGGTACATCAGAAACACACAATTATTGGAGCAATCTCTTTCTGTTTTATCctctttttgtttgtaaatgCAGGAACCATGCTGGTGTTCTTAGCCTGCTATAAATAACAAGGTAGCCTCACATGTACGTAGCCTTACAAGAACCTCTACCTTGCTATAAAACCAGTCACCTGTCATGGAGGTGCAGAGGGCATCTACTAAAACAAATGACTCTAGATTTTGGTCCATACCTCAACACAGGCTGTAACAAGCATTGCTCCTTTAGAGGTAGTGACATTGCTGTCAATGAGTTCCAAGCCAAAGCAAGCCATTTTCTCCATCAATCTAGCGAACCCGCCTCTCTTCTTCTCCAAGATAATCTTGATCCAGAGCTTATCCCCTTCGATGCTAGTCACCTGAACATCTTCCTGCAAATATCAACAGAACCAAACAAACGCAAGTTAAGGCTAGAAAAATTACATTAGCAGCTTTTTTAGACTGGTGAGAAAAGTTGtattgaagtttttttcaataaaacctCAATCCCGCACTGCTTCATTTCCTCAGAAGCATCAATCTCATTAACCCTGGTCTTGAATTCCTCTTCCGACGATGATGCTTCCATTTCTTGAAGCATGTCAGTAAGAGCCTCCACATTTTTCTTCAGCTCTTGGATGTAAGTGATTGCATCCTCAATTATGGTGCCCTTGTTCATCTAAAAAACAGCCCAGGATTTCATTAGCAAATCACCATTAACAACACATGATCatgtcaagaaaataaaatcaagattagGGTAGTTACATTTGTGATAATAGGGACTAGTGCACGCAATGTCAAGAGCCTGTTACTCAgcttctctcttctccttctttctgCATGAAGGTTCTTTGATTTGTAACCAGCTGTATCATCATAGCTAGTCCTTTTCCGGCCCATCCTCCCCCAACAACTGCCTTCTTGACCAGCTAATCCTAACTCATTCATGGCTAAGTATTTCATTGTCATGACAAGAGGTACTGAccaagtgagagagagagagagaggatgaacTTCTGGATCAATACTACAATCTACAACTAAGGACATTAGTCGTGTTCTTGGCTACTTATAAAGCAGTTACTCACACAAGTGAGAAACAGAATCTCTGTTGCTttaattgtgtgtgtgtgtgtgtgagagagagagagagagagagagagagagggagagagagggagagaatatGGTTAGTTGCATGCAATTTgccaatattctttttttattttttttgttataaaattctTTCGATTGAGAACCAAGAAACATAACAACGTGGTAATTTCaactcaaacaaaaatattctagTATTAATccgagttaattatttttactaaaatcatgtttttcttttgaaaaaattatttatactaTTGGATTTAATCGagttaatcaaattattattatattttcaggattaataacttaatttgtaaTGTTTGTAATAATACAAAAAGTGTGAATAGAACGAAGGAGACAATATTGTGTCCTATTGAAGGACAGTTTTGTTGTCAAAAGTGTGCTTGGCCACGCTAAAGATGTGTTAAGGGGTGATGTTGTGTACCAAACAGATGCCAGAAACCAAATATTGAATCACGTTaaagctttttattattattattattattaatatcaaatatgaaCATATAGTTAAAGGAATACACATGTGCAAAACAGGTAACAgaaatatatatgtaatttttttattaaaaatcaaatatgaacatatcaatctataaaaaaaaaaaaaatcttttatttaattaaactgaACTTACCCGTAATTTTCAATAAGGAAAAAAGACATATAACATTAtgttaaacttttatttatttatttaataatatttcctcaacaattatatttattatgcattaatatatatatatatatatgaatttatttattatgatatattgaattttaatattcttataTCACTTTTATTATGCCTAATGCAGGCGTTAAAAACactattatatttgaaaaagaaaaaataataatctcaaaaCAGAGTCTATGAGTATCAGTTGGGTTTGTATAAAATCACACGCCTACTAGTACAGGGTTAGGCCCAAGACATCGAACGACAAATCATTCCAAGTGCATAAAGAACGACAAGTCATGCATGAATCATAAGGGGACATCTTAAACCCTACGAACCACACAACAGTGTCATTTTCACTTTGACTCCCAGGCCCCAGCCTCTccataacccaaaaactatgtCGGCTTTATCCCGCCTTTTCCGCAGCACATTCTCCACCGCCACCTCCGCCGCAGCAACCGAAAATACCATCGTCAGATCACTCTCTAACGAAGTTTTCAGAGAACGCAGCCTCAAACGTCTtgttgaaaaattcaaaaaagctTCCGAAAATGAGAGGTTTCGAACTAAAAGTGCCATTTACAAAGACACCGTGCGCCGCCTCGCAGCTGCCAAAAAGTTTCGCTACGTAGAAGAGATTCTAGAGAACCAGAAGCAGTATCAGGACATGTCGAAAGAAGGTTTTAATGCTCGTTTGATTTCTCTTTATGGTTCATCGGCCATGTTCGATAATGCGCGCaaggtgtttgatgaaatgctcGAAAGAAAATGTGCCCGGACGGTGCTGTCTTTCAATGCGCTGTTGGGGGCTTGTGTTAATTCGAAGAAGTTTGATGAAGTTGATGGTTTATTTAGAGGGTTATCGGAGGAGTTAGAGATTGAACCGGATTTGGTTTCGTATAACACGGTCATGAAGGCCTTTTGCGAGAAGGGTTCGTTGGATTCGGCTGTTTCGTTGCTAGATGAGATTGAGAAGAAGGGTTTGAAGCCTGATTTGATTACTTTTAATACGCTCTTAAATGGGCTTTATGCGAATGGAAGATTTGATGCTGGGGAGAGGATTTGGCAGCGAATGAAGGAAAAGAATGTTAAGCCTGATGGCAGGAGTTATAATGAGAAGTTGCTTGGATTGGCATTGGAGAAGAGAATGAAAGATGCGACTAAGGTTGTTGAAGAAATGAAGAGCGAGGGGATTGGATTTGATATCTTTAGTTACAATGCTTTGATTAGAGGGTTTGTTAATGAGGGTGATTTGGAGGAAGCCAAGGGTTGGTATGGTGAGATAAGGAAATCTGATATTAAACCAGATAAATTGACTTTTAAGACATTGATTCCTTTCGTTGTTGAGAAGGGTGATGTTGCCTTTGCCTTTGATCTTTGCAAGGATGCTCTCTCTAGCAAGTTGGCTGTTAAGGAGGCACTGATACAACCTGTGCTGGATGCATTGGCTAAGGAGTCAAAGATCAACGAAGCAAAGGAGCTTGTGGAACTCAGCAAGGCACGTCGTTCCGATTCTTTAAAGTTGACATTGCCTTCAATATAGGCATGCAATTGCCTCTCTGGTTTCGTTTTTTCAGCTGTTGAGAAGAGAAGGATTTTATGGAGCTTTCGCCGTTAAATAATTCCAAACATCTTATAGCTTGATCAGTGGCACTCCACACTTTCTTTCTTAGTTCGGTTGTCTTTATTTTCTAGTGGTAGTCAATCTATGCTCTAAATTGTCATTGAAATTTTATAGCTTTGCTTTCATTTCTATGTCAAGTTTTTATTGCCGAATTAGTACGTGTTCTTAAGTTTATTCTTAAGTGagccaaattgaaaatttcCGTCTTCaaagtttgagttttttattcttcttttggaATCACCTTATTGTGGGAAAGACTCATTGTATAAATGGATgtaatcttgaaaaaatatgCAACCTTTTCACATTTGAAACTGCTTTCAGAGATGGTTGCCTGTCAATAACAATATCCTTGCTTATGTGACTCAAATATAGACGGTTAAAAAGTACGTGGCAGGTGAGATTCTGCCAGCCTCTGGCAAAGTAACCTCCCTTGTGACTTCACCTGAGGTACATTCAACGGAGATTATGGGTACAAGTCCTACCCTTGATTCTTGGGATAGCTTGTAAATTTCTTACTTCCTTTTATAGCACACTTGTTGTAAGgcttaaatgatttttaaaaaaatatatattattttaatatatttctaaataaaaattattttaaattataatcattattacaattctaaaaatatcataaaaaacatgctttttaatttatatatatatatatatatatatatacac contains:
- the LOC118042811 gene encoding transcription factor DYT1 codes for the protein MNELGLAGQEGSCWGRMGRKRTSYDDTAGYKSKNLHAERRRREKLSNRLLTLRALVPIITNMNKGTIIEDAITYIQELKKNVEALTDMLQEMEASSSEEEFKTRVNEIDASEEMKQCGIEEDVQVTSIEGDKLWIKIILEKKRGGFARLMEKMACFGLELIDSNVTTSKGAMLVTACVEGAFGDTLTVQQTKELLTQIIKGI
- the LOC118042812 gene encoding small ribosomal subunit protein mS78 (rPPR3a), whose amino-acid sequence is MSALSRLFRSTFSTATSAAATENTIVRSLSNEVFRERSLKRLVEKFKKASENERFRTKSAIYKDTVRRLAAAKKFRYVEEILENQKQYQDMSKEGFNARLISLYGSSAMFDNARKVFDEMLERKCARTVLSFNALLGACVNSKKFDEVDGLFRGLSEELEIEPDLVSYNTVMKAFCEKGSLDSAVSLLDEIEKKGLKPDLITFNTLLNGLYANGRFDAGERIWQRMKEKNVKPDGRSYNEKLLGLALEKRMKDATKVVEEMKSEGIGFDIFSYNALIRGFVNEGDLEEAKGWYGEIRKSDIKPDKLTFKTLIPFVVEKGDVAFAFDLCKDALSSKLAVKEALIQPVLDALAKESKINEAKELVELSKARRSDSLKLTLPSI